In the genome of Fusarium keratoplasticum isolate Fu6.1 chromosome 13, whole genome shotgun sequence, the window accagGAATAGATCACAGTAATTTAGGCGATTAATGCAGAAGGCTAGGCGGTCTAGCCATTTATTATAGGCGCGggttaatattacctcgctaactaGTACCGAGgtagtaacctcccgggcgattaggcaATTATAACCTCTTAAAATAACTAGACCGATAATGAGATAGGCTTTAAGTAGCTAAAGCACTTTAATCAGTATATAGCTAAGCGATTAATTAGTCgctattatctcttaatccttaataggcATAAAAGTTATTACTCTATCGactttaagagatattataaggagaacTAGATTATTACGCTCTATATGCcgccttatttatcttatttactttagcctcttaacGTCAGGTATTTTAGCCtactaaagaaggcatatagtcgagaaatagagtatctaatcAGATACTCTATTACCTAcgttttaaagactaagttcttccCGGCCTTTTATGCCGCTTACTAAGCTACCATAACGGAATAAAATATTAGGTTATCTTTCAGAGGGGCTAGGCTTATCCCTCTTAACCCAGAAAGTATagtctcaaagcttaatatatagttATGGACCCTAACGCTGGTTAAGGAGGAGGCTAGGCCCTCGACCCCTTaggcttcaaagaccccaaagatAATACTCGAGGCCGGttcttagtctaaatacctcgagTAACGAATCAAAAGacatcaaagtagctccctagagttaattctagGTACTCTTAAGTCTCTAACCAAGGGAAcattaagtatattatataagaatgCCTTATTAAAGGCTAAGGTATAAGATCTTTAAtaggcaaatgagatactaagccagcgccggagggcaaaaaaaaGCCagctatagaaaagaggggtaataacaatagaggaaggaaggcaagtaattaattagatagataTTAATGCATAGGTAGCTGCGGAATCGTTGAGAAGTagtggtcgaggaaggttaGTCAGACCGGGCATTCGGCGCTATGGAATATATAGTAAGCCcggatataatataagaatatgTTAGGTAGTGATTAAGACCTCTAGAGAAGAGTATAGcaagtagttttaattaattaattgatcTATtgtatttttattatagtttagAGTTATAAGGGCTAGGAAAAGTGGTTTACTCGCTTGGATAgtttacttacttattaagtatattataaataagtaaaaacCATAATCTAATCCCTCTTTTATTTCCtctaaatatataataattaatattatagggATTAATATACTATTCTATTATAACCTAGACCACCGGGTTATTATCtacctataatataagaCTTGCCTAGTCTTAAATAAGAGGGCCTAGGAGAGGTACCTATAGGCCGAGCCGCATCGGCTAGCTAGGGAAGCGCTATAATTAACCCTTAAGCTTCTCTCGGCATATGATCTACTGCCGGTTGACGAGCTTAAGAAGTAGAGCGGCAGAAACCGAGCTACTAACCCCCTATGCAGGCTAATTAAAGGTCTTACCCTCCTTAGCGGCTATAGCTATGTAGCCGGCGGCTATGGCGAATGTGGCTATGGCGAATGCGGCTATAGCACGCAATGCCTAGCTAAGATGCATAGCTATATGCTAGTATATGGGAAGAAGGCGTCTAAGCATAGTAGAGACGGGGGGCCTCTGCTATAGAAGGCATATAAGCTATAGATATACTTCATGGCAAAGGGGCTTATTAACTACTTTATAGTCTAGGATATACTATCGCTATCGTTAGTAATAGTATTAGTAGTAGTAGCGGGGgtattagtattattattatctaggCCGCTATTAatagaggaggagaagaagtggtTCGCTAGTATGCGGGCTAATTATATCTAGGCATCGCGGGACATAGAGGAGAAGGGTAGCATCGTGGAGGGTAAGTTAGCCGCGTAAGTAAACTAAGTGCTATAGCTTATCCGCACTGGTTTCCTAGACTACCTATAAGGTCTATGGGACTTAGAGATATGGTTATTATATATGCTACCGCCGCCGATGAAGCCTGCCTCTGGGAGCCTAGATGGCAATGGTGAAGATAAGGGAGGAGATAAGGGAGAGGGGCCCGCCTCGCGAGGGTTAGAGTCTGACCTCTGCCGCATAGTagccgccgccgaggtctATCTCCGGGATGCCTATGCTCTCTATAGCAATAGGTCGACCGAGTAGAAGCTGACGGAGCAGCGGGCTAAGAGGCTAAGCCGGTTTAGTGAGGCCGCGGCCTCGGGGACTAGAAACCCTTTAGCTAGCTTCCGTAGCTTTAAGAACTAGTTAACcctaatataatactttagGAGGATAAAGTAGCTCTTAGTCTTCTATTATTGCGTTATCTTTTGCGAGGACGGCTACTTTACTAGGGAGGGCGATAACTAGGTGCTCCCACGGGACGTTATTAAGATAATAGAGTAATAGGCCGGTGCTATGGAAGTAATTATCTCCCGCCTGCGAGAGTAGGATGAAGAGAGGGGGCAGAGgggggaagagggcgaggataaggaggaggatgacctGATACTGAAGCATGGCATCCGGAAATTATATCTTGCCCTGGTCTACTAGATGCTCTTTGGTCAGCTATTTGAGTCTCCCGTCCTGAGCTTCTGCGCCATGCTTAGCCGGAAGGATGTCTATATAGCCGGACGGGGCGCTAATGGTAAGTAGTCcccgacggcgacgaggataaTGCCGCGGCGTACCTAGAGGGAGCCAGGCAACTTTAATAGCGACTTATCCGCCCTTATCTAGACGGCCCAGCTCGTCCTGTTTGAATTCGTCTGCTTTACGAAGCGAGATAGGGAGGCCGAGATTATAGACCTACTCGAGGAGCTATGCCAGAAGTACTTCTACTAGATGGCTGAGACGCCCTTTAGTCATATCCTGCAGTGGCGCCTCTAcctcttctctgcctccCGCGATGCCTAAGCGGAGGAGTAGGCTCGTTGGTCACTCGACGGCCAGATGATTAACTACCGGGGAACTAAGCTGCATATGGACTAGGTCCCGCAGCTCGTCTCCTCCGAGTTCCGCTAGGCATATAGCCTCCTGTACGACGAGCTGCTCTTGGGCTGTAAGGATATTAGCCTGGTCGAGGCCTGGAGGCTAGAGGATGACCTGGATACGGATGAGTATGGAGACTCGTGGCTTAGGGACCCGAGGAACGCGGATGTGCTCGGGCATCGTCCAGAACAACATAGACATACATTATTATCTCCCTCACGAGTACCTAGAGGAAATTTAGCGGCATATGACCAAGAGCACGGAAGACCCCGGGCTTATGAAGTTCCAAGGGATGTTCATTGTTATGAGTGCGAAAAATATTAAACTAGAAGCAAGATCATCGGCGTTTCATAAGTATCGCTCAAAGATAACGGCTTACCTCCATTAAGTGCTAGACTAGTCCAAGGCTAACCTATCCAGAATATAGATAGATATTGGCATTGAGGATACAGCTACCTACGGTAGCagtatatttttatttaaaagcCGATGCTTAGAACCTTAGATTAGCTCTCTGCGACACAGCCGCCAGGCACCCTTAGTTTCATCAGGGCAGTTCGATTAGAATCTTACCGGCCAGGCAGGTAACGCACGGGTTAAAATACGTAAAACGCACCCCCTACGGAGAGGAGGCATCGCATATACCTAGcggtataatattaataaagaacTTTTTGCGATAGCCGCTAAGCGCAATAAGGGATTATTTAGCGAGCCATAACTTAAAGGGCTAACCTGCCCGCCTTCCTTGCTCGATGCATAGATCGTCGCTGCTCGTTAGTATCGCAACGCCGGTATTACAACTATATCGAAGGCTACACCGCAGCTCAAGCGGCTTCAGAAAGCTTTTGAATCTATAAAAGCTCAAATTAGGCACGCCTTAGATGCATCGACTTAGACGAGCTTTAGCGTCTAAGAAGAATATCACATCTCTTAGAAACTATTCATAGCTATTAGTCCATCTACAGCATAACCCAGCGGAAACCACCGTCCTTACTAGGTTCTACCGACAGCCCATATCAACCACTTTATGCGATAGGAATTTAATAGATGGCTCTCTATTATCGATTTTGTCCGAGCGCGAGGAAGTTATCGAGATACTAATTAGAAAGTCCACCAAAGGAATATAATCATAGGTACGATTCTCCTTCGGTCCTTGAAAGCGAGTGTTAATTGCTATTATGTCGCGAGGCGGTCCTAAATATTTAAGGGCTAATACGTGAACCTCTAGGGCAAACGTCTTTAGGGCCTTGATTTCAAACGGACTATGCACTAAACGGGGCTTGCTTGGCTACCTCGCGAGCTTTTCAACTGGTCTGATTTCCACCTGCATGACAACCTTGTTGCGTCAACTACCTTCACTTTCAACGGGCTGTAGTGTGTTTTTCGCAACTGGAGAGATGTGAACTTGATTACCCGTGGGCTTGACTAAAAAAAGGACCCAGTGGGTCCTGTTTTCCCAAAGACCCACGGATAGCCGAGAGTATTCTGAGGCAGCGCTGCCcttaaattaaataaattaaatcCAGGGTcatatttaatttatttaatagcCCTCAACGTTagatttattatttaaaatatttatttaaatatttcAAGTATTTTAAATCTCAGTTTCTATGCTCTCTATACTACTACCATTTCTAATCTCCCGCTAGAGTTTATCCCTCCCTCCCGCTGCCGTGCCGAGCTTCACTACGCCATACCTCACCCAGTTCTTAAGGCATTATAGCTTCTCTAGTATTTCCGTCGTCATTAAAAGCCTCTGCGACATTAACATCAACTTGGCTAGGCTAAATGACCTCTCGTAATCGGTTACTATCGCCGGTATTATAAGTATATCCAAAGCTAATTAGCTAACCATAGGAAACTACCCCTATCGAGTTATCTACTACTCGACTAGATCCTCGGTTTCCTATAGCTCCAGCCGCAGATACTGCTCTAGCTCGCTACCCATCGCCATAGCCTTTGCTATCCTACTTTTAACCCACTGCTTAAATATACTACCTTTAGATATTTTCCCTAGCATACTTAGGGGTGCCACTATCTCCATAATTGCCTTTTACTACTCATCCACCGGCCCGTCGCAATAGTACTAGTAGTCGAGGTAGTTAGAGAGTCTAATTTTAGTATCCCTTACCTATATAAGCTACTCCTCTAATGCCTAGTTTACCTCTAGATAGCTTATACTAAGCGACGAATAGAAGATAATAGATGCGGCGAATAATAGCGACTCTCTAAGCTTAGTATAATACTCATTGAGTTTCTACTAGgtagtaataattaagagtCTTAGATAGTATTAATAGTCCTTTCCTATATCATTAATTCCCGATAATCCTAATAACTTACTTGATCTATTATTACACTATCCCGAGCCGCGACTTAGCAAAGAGCTTTCTATTAACttttatagatatagatCTATCTCATAATCCCTTAATTAAGCAAGAAGCTACTAATTTTAGTCTAGTCGCCCTCGGCGTAATTTAACCTATAAATCGGTATTCTCCCCTACTGCCTCATCTAGGGCAGCCTAATAGAATAGCTTCTGATCTTCTAGGTATTTAAGTAAGTATTCCATGCCTATCATTACCTCCCAAAGTCGTTCATTACCTCCCTCGCTACCCTACCCCTGCGTTCTTATGGTCTGTAGATAGAATGGCTTAAGGATATACTTAATTTCTACTAAGAGCCTCTAGTCATCCCCCTTTAACATATTAGCCTCGGGTAGCCATTTCTCCACTTCTAGATAAACCAAGAACGCCCTAATATCTCCTTGCTTAACGAGTGCTCGAGAGATCATAAGGTAAGTAGAGTTCTATCTCGTATTATTATTCATGACGACCTCGAGCTCCGCCGTTGACTTACTCGCCAAGAGGTATTCTTATACTTTATCGTTCTCGCGCGAAATCCTCTTAAAGAGCTCACACCTCTGAGGGGATGACCTAATAAACTTGACAATATTATGGAGTTTTCCCACCTGCcctctctttctccaggTTCAAGGTATGCCCATTGCGGCGCATACGTCTCGCCCGAATATCCGCTGGGCCCATTTCTGCGTTAAGATCTCCGTAGAAGTTCAGAAGGCAGGTGTCGTTCGAAGATGCGTTGTCTGAGATCACTGTTCCGACTGGATCCTCTATCTTCCATTCACGCACAACTCGCCCAAGCGTCACCGCAAGATTTTCCCCGCTGTGACACCCGAGCTGGCGTCGAAGTGCTAGTAGACGCGACTAGTGCTTGCCTACGCGGCCAAGAAAATGAGCTGGAACCGCCATGACAGCGTGCCGATTGGGTGAAGTCTACAGGTCGAACCCCAGATGAATTTTGCTAAGGGCATCTAAAAGCTCCTGCTTgacctcatccttcttgcacCTGTACGTGTCATCCAGCAGACGGCTCCATGATATCTGGTCAGATAGGTGAGGGTCAAGTCGCCAGGCGAGTTGTTGAAAGAACGCATCGctaaagaaagaaaagggagCATTGGTGTTGACCAGAAGTCCCAGGCTCAGTTCTCGGATCACCTTGACTCTGGCACGCGGCACGGTGCTGTACTGCAAGCGCCGTCGCTTGGGCCGGTCAGATTCCTCGGTTGACGGGTCTGTATCGGCACCTTGACTGCTCTCGAAGATCCTGTGACCTATATGTGGTTAATAATGCTTAAGCTCGCGACGTCGTATTCTCATACTTGCGGAGGTAATTAGCTGCTGAACTCGTAGTAGCAGCGGCGAAGAACTCGGGCTGGCCCTTCGCGTCGCAAAAACGATAGGCCCAGTAAGGACTCAATGGGACATCGTTAGCGTCAATCTCAACGAGGAAGAATCTATGGCGCTTGATCTAGCTCTTCCGGCCCTTCGAACCCTTCCGGGATAAGGACTCTTCCAAAACATATCGTTTGTTCCTCTATATTGCCCGCGGAAGATCTGTAATAGTAGGGTGGTTAGGTAAAGCCACCTACGTCGTCAGCTTAAATTAACTCGCTAAATTTCGCGGTGGTCGGAGAAGGGCAAAGGCAGAGGGTGGAGAAGGAAGTATGATGTCGTTAGATTCCATCGGGTTAGGCGTCGATTGGGAAGGAATGGCACGCGTCGGGGAGAAGTAAATAGGCTGGCACCGACGCGGTTTAATGTTGTGGGGGCGACGGACGGGGAAGGGTAAGAAGCTACTTTCTCCTTGGCTAATTTATGTGTAGTCATTAAGCGTAGCTCACTAATAGATGTCGCGAAAAATAGCTCTGATTGGTCGGGACCACTGTCTGGCATCCATCAGGTTCCGGGTAAGTAGCAAAGACACGCTCACCAGCCTGGCAGGTTACACTCTTAACCTTATACCCTGTATCAAATATATCAAATGTCATTTCAAATCTGGTGTTTTCCATTTGTTTGATTTGATATAAGATTCTGGCATATTTGATTGATTTGTTTGGCTGTTTGTTTGATTGCATTTGATTTGTGAGCAGCGCTGCAGGGATGAGATCCACACAAAGTAATTCCGCGGTGTTATGCTTTTGATTGTAGGCGTTTCAGCGATAGatggggttgttgttggacGTTATTGGGAGTACCACGATGTTTTGGAGTGTGTGGGATGTGGCGGGCGAGGTCGACTGAGAGTGCTTACCGTTTCTGCCGAACGACGCCGTTGAGGAATGCTTCTGCTGGTCCAAGGCAGACATGGGTCGCTGACGGGCCTTGATTGGGCCTTGATTGGGCCCAGCCGATGACGCAGCGAGACACACGCTACAGCGCGCTGCGGAACAGTCAGATAGGGACGCGGTTGTCGAAACGGTATTGCCTAGTAGATgaaaagaaattaataaaaccGCCGTCACTCTCGATTCGACATGTTGGATAAACACGAGACAGATGAGCGATGTTTAGAGAAGAAATAGGTGGCTAGAGGGACTCGGGGGCAAGCGCCCACTAAATCGAAGTCCCGGCGGGAGGGCATTCAAGAAGTGTAAATCCTTGGCGGTTTTGAAACAAGACCGTAAAGTACCAATATTGAGCAGATACGGCAATTGAGCGCGGGTTTTTGTGCAAGGTCGAGGTAACCACTATCGTCGGTCCCCCAATGTGCGTGGAGAGGACGCCCTGTGGTCGCGCAGCCTTGGTAATTTGGGTACTGCCCTCGTCACATGGCTTCGATTGGTCTCGCTCACTAACAGGCTTCACGCAGGATGACCATAAAAGTCTCTGGCCCCAAGAGACTAGCACACGTACAAATTGTCACgaaattttaatttttttttgAGGAAGAGAGCCCGTGCATCGAAATTCCCAGACACGCATTGAAGGCCAGAAGTGTTCAATCTGTCCAATAGCCGGTCAACACTAAGAACTTGCAGCCACTTCGTCGGCCCGCAAATACGACGAGCTCGTTCGACAGGTAGGCTCGGTAGCAGTTTGTCTCGATCGTATGCGAAAACTGCTTCGATTCGCCCCGCCGTGAATGCATATCACCGAGGCTTTGCCCAAGAATTGATCATTCAGTCCGACTCAGACCTTAGAAACACCACGCGCCACACGAGAAACGGGCGGACACTGATAATCTGGCTTGAGCTCGGCCCTTCCTGTCACGCCGTCTAAGAATAATTTTTCCATAAATTGTTGTGTGTAATGTTGTGTGTATCTGTCAGCCCCTGTCCATATACTTCCATCTATGCATCCAAGTGAGTTCATATCGCTGTATCGGTTTACACGCCCTTTATGCAGTGCATTTCCCGACACTACCCGTGCTCGCTGGTGCCTGGTTGTCCAAGCACAAGGGGGTGGGTCAAACTCAAGGCCCTGTCGAGTAACCCCTCGCAACGAAATGCGGCTCCACTCCTTTAACTTCAAAACATGTGGGTTGCGATGCAAGTGTCCTTCTGAATCGATTCTCACGACGACATCAAGCCTACgcatcatggatggatcaaaGCGTGAAGAAGAGCTGAAGAAACTCCTGCAAAAGGCAGAACAACGCGCCGAGGCAGAGAAAGGACGAGAGAAGGAGCGGCAACGCGCCGAAGCGTCAGAGCAACAAACTCAGCCAACGACACTCAACGAATACATCGCTGTGGGTGGGaagttgatgttgaagactCCAAAGTCGGACCGGATGCGGGTGTTGAGCTTTCCGTCAAAGTAGGACGCGCTAGTGCTAGCGGCGCTCGCACCAGTGTCGTTAAAGGACGCAAGCATTTAGCCGGTCTTATAGTACGGCTGGAGGGCTATCGAAGTTTTGTTGTTTGGTTGCAGCGTGtggcccttgagcttgatgggTTTGATCTAGGTGGATGCTGGGTTGCCCTTTCTGACCTCGTCGAAGTCAACCTCACCGACGCCTCTAACGGAAAAGTTCGGGTCAAACTCTCCTTATAAGTTGAGCCCGCCGTTGACGTGTTTGATGTTGAGCACGTTTCCCATTGAGGCCAGTATTGCTCCCATTAGATCAGCGAGCATGTAGTCTGTGCTAGGCATGGGATTTGCGACTTACAATCATTGAGAAGCTATAGGTTAAATCGGCTTTGAACTTGCCCCTAATATGGGCTCTCAAGCCAAGCTCGGAGTTTTCTCTATTAAACTCGTAATTTTCGACCGTGTACCAGAAGAGGGAATTGCCGACAGCGGCGTTCAAGTAGCCCCAGACGTCGGAGTAGTCGTCGCGGATCTTCGTGTTTCCAGCATCCTGTCACGCGTGGCTCAGGTTCATGTCGAAGGTAAAGTGAGAGACCTTTGACGTAACAGTTCTGCGCGAGTGGGAAGATGGCAGGCTTGGATCTGGAAAAGAGTGTAGTAAAAAAATAGAACAGGCGGAGGCTAGTGGAAAGTTGCCGACGTTTGGGCTCTTTCGGTGAGATGGCTTGGGCTAAGGAGTTGGGAGCGCACAATGCAAACATGCGTCAGCAAGATTAGCTAGGAAGCGGAGATTGAAGTGTTCAACTCACATTATCGGACATTTCAACAATAGTGCGCTCAACACCTCTCTCTGAGACTCGGAAGCAGCCCGTAACGTCTTCGGTTAGACACATATCTCTGGCTGTCTGGGTCTCGTTGTTGGGCTGTTTGAGCACGTCCGAAGGGTAGTCGAGGAAAACCAGAGAGGCTCAGACTCGTCCTCGCGCTTATTAAGCGACGAAACCACGCGTGGGTCTCCggtgacgaggacgaagccAAAGCAAGTCTGGTTGGGATCAGTCACCAGCATCGGCATTGCCTCTAAAGTTGATGAGCGCATAGTTGATCTCGGCATTGTTAGGGCGAGCATTTCAGCAGAGAAGATGTGCTCGAGGCTCACCAGCGAGAAAGGATCCTGGGTGTGCCCGATAAGCTCGCCTTTGTATACAGCCCTCAGGGCCTCGAGATTTAGGACGTTGAGCTTGATAGCCCAGATCATGAGACCATGGAAACCCATTTTTTCTGGCATAATCGAACTTCATTTGGAAAgtctcggcatcgtcgaaGCTAGGGAGATGATCAGCAAATATGATGCTTCTATTTGGCTCGATACTGAACTGACGAGATCCAGCTGCAGTCATTGTAGACCATGTAtcaggcagcagcagcctcgttAAAATAGGGAGTTCCGCCAGTTTTATATAGTCTTTCTACGATCTCTATTCTATAGAAACTAGGAAGAGATACTATTCTTTCCTTCAACTCAAGTGATTTCATGCTTACTTACCAGAATATGAGAGAATTCTAGCCGAGTTTGTACCAGGCATCTAAAGGCAAAGCCGGACCTCCAGCACGAGGCAGATTCGAGCTCACAGGATCAACCATAGAAGCCCAAGCCTGGTACGATGCTAGAAGGCTGAAGGCCAACACACCAGAACTAAAAATGCTCATGTGTGAGTCAAAGGTGCAACATTATTATTAAGTGTGCCAGTGACACTTACTAGGTCTAAGGCTTAGTCGATTTCAGTCAGGTCGGTATGAAACAGAACCTGGTTTCCGGTGGGATTATCGCTGTCCTAGTCGCTGTGTAAGTCCTAGGACACGAGTTAAATCCAATCAGCATGGGCCTCCACGCCCTTTTGAACGAAATGGTGAAGGTACGAGTATGAAGAGAGCGCGGTAAAGGTGATAATGTAGTCGGGGCCACTCAGGTTGATGGCCTCCCGCGGCTCTGTTATGAGAGCCACGTAGTTCTTACCATCCCCGTCTTAGCCGCTGCGGTAGTCAGTCCTGGGACATTCGCA includes:
- a CDS encoding GH18 domain-containing protein, translated to MGFHGLMIWAIKLNVLNLEALRAVYKGELIGHTQDPFSLINYALINFRGNADAGD